DNA sequence from the Anabaena sphaerica FACHB-251 genome:
TCTCCAATTGTAACTCTAAAATCTAAAATGGCTAATCAAAGAATTCTTAAATTAGTGCCGCAATAATATTGATGCTCATAGCTAGAACAGTAGTATTGAAAAAGAAGGAGAACACACCATGCAGCAAAGTCAAGCGCCTCATAGAACGTATTGTGGTCTGCACATCGGAAACTTGACTAGTCATAGTTCCAAAAAGCATAGACAAATATCTCATGCCTTTCG
Encoded proteins:
- a CDS encoding DUF1345 domain-containing protein, which encodes MRYLSMLFGTMTSQVSDVQTTIRSMRRLTLLHGVFSFFFNTTVLAMSINIIAALI